The DNA sequence TTCTGAAAGAAAGGGAGGAAGTTATTTTGAATCTGGCACTGTACCTTGTGACCGCATTGCTCCTGGTCCTGTCGTGGACCCGGGATCGGAAAAAGACCCGCATGGCGATCAAAAAAGCCTGGAAATCCTTTGAAAACATTCTGCCGGAATTTCTGGTGGTCATTTTGATGGTTGGAATCCTGCTGGCACTGGCCGATCCAGCCCTGATCTCGAAGGTGATCGGAAGTGAATCCGGCTGGTCCGGAGTGATACTGGCAGCCCTGGTGGGAGCCGTTACCCTGATTCCTGGATTTGTCGCTTTCCCCATGGCAGCGCTGCTGCTGAAAGGCGGAGCCGGCCCCATGCAGATCGGCGCCTTCGTCTCGACCCTGATGATGGTGGGTGTCGTGACCATGCCGGTAGAAATGAAGTACTTCGGGAAAAAGCTGACCCTGTACCGCAACGGCATCGCGTTTGCCTTCTCCTTTGTGGTAGCCTGGGTCATTGGAATGGTGGTGAGATAATGCAGAAAGAGAAAATGACAGGTCGCGGACCGAAGTCCCTGCTCCGGCGGTATCGGGCCTTTCTCATTGCGGCGGCAGCTCTTGGCCTGCTCACCCTGGTCAACCGGGAACTGGGTACAAAAGCCATCGACGTGACCGGCTATACCCTCAAGGAAATGCTGCTAGTCATCCCGCCGATCTTTGTTCTCCTGGGACTCCTCGATG is a window from the Clostridiaceae bacterium HFYG-1003 genome containing:
- a CDS encoding permease codes for the protein MLNLALYLVTALLLVLSWTRDRKKTRMAIKKAWKSFENILPEFLVVILMVGILLALADPALISKVIGSESGWSGVILAALVGAVTLIPGFVAFPMAALLLKGGAGPMQIGAFVSTLMMVGVVTMPVEMKYFGKKLTLYRNGIAFAFSFVVAWVIGMVVR